In a single window of the Rhodamnia argentea isolate NSW1041297 chromosome 2, ASM2092103v1, whole genome shotgun sequence genome:
- the LOC115755050 gene encoding uncharacterized protein LOC115755050 isoform X4 has protein sequence MRFKSTPVSSLKQQTSHWSASRTRTKHKRLDAICEETYNLNHAESNRQSTGDEEVAAAGSELRRSSRARRAPVLLDASPPPRKKRRKLGKNGRLSGEKNVRALSPRVKEDDSENGEDEETPGTWRSRLRSRRRIGFGRNKERNSPRRKLFAEMDGVEKECRRTEGVVTEGKVEMVDKIEELEVECPLKVKLKRKRTFNMAGASRTRDKVLVSETMDGTCDDETGDEGNDCGEVMPLEGEMLGIHEDEEADVNDMDLVVEKQEELSNSNQAAGDCAVSDHVTVTEDVEQGECMDETVTVDLNEVVADLSINDVRGGPHDGKDANLVKLDEKLMEGGGYPKEDKNTSQRSGERPVYSHIKEGRRCGLCGGGTDGKPPKRLTHEIGESENEASNGSSASDEANYDIWDGFADEPGWLGRLLGPINDRYGIAGTWVHQQCAVWSPECFQVYFAGLGCLKNVRAALCRGRALKCSRCGRPGATIGCRVDRCPKTYHLPCARADGCIFDHRKFLIACIDHRHYFQPFGSKMEDRIKRMKAKKMKMEFRKLSNDAWRKDIETEEKWLENCGEDEEFLKRESKRLQRDLMRISPVYIGGTDKESQKLFAGWESVAGLQDVIRCMKEVVILPLLYPEFFDNLGITPPRGVLLHGYPGTGKTLVVRSLIGSCARGDKRIAYFARKGADCLGKYVGDAERQLRLLFHVAEKCQPSIIFFDEIDGLAPCRTKQSDQTHSSVVSTLLALLDGLKSRGSVVVIGATNRPDAVDPALRRPGRFDREIYFPLPSLEDRAAILALHTQKWPKPVLGSLLRWIAGKTAGFAGADLQALCTQAAIIALKRNFPLQDVLSAAGKNSSCSERVPLPSFAVEERDWLEALSSSPPPCSRREAGIASTDIASSSLPCHLIPCLLQPLSTLLVSLYLDEHVSLPPALSKAAAGVKNVIFSALDRRKLPNHLWWSHLHSLIQEAEVGEEIERLLYSADIAVGESVSVGSDAFGVGENREYINPEASVTYNCGSHTGSARNMPFSSRKKSGHRVLISGSPRSGQRHLASCLLRCYIGNVGVHKVDLAIASQEGHGDVVQGLTQILMKCANVGSSVVFMPRIDLWAVQTHQQVSDDGDSSTLFDDQSSVRKTSCSIDTQVLKTKITSNMQISKSTAVYGHQSSSQSPSHAWSSFAEQVEAICVNTSLVILATSDVPHAELPIGIRQFFGCDVQDGNQCTSLEHTLPRFNVQIDGSVNYDVVINRCAAELSRNVVRQFVQLFYQKAHKHPIPDNETSASTGDQKQTPNHNLDRPLEELDPRTQNSDDSVPRPSLVLNKRNLKGKSSLMLGISTLGYQILRYPHFAELCWVTSKLKEGPVADISGSWKGWPFNSCIARPSNIVEKMAVPCNPGNIKSKEGSLLVRGIAAVGLLAYRGLYTSGKEVAFEIRRVLELLVGQISVKVQAGKDRYQYVQLLSQVSYLEDIVNSWAFSLQSLEVDAQVGQANPVLSTTASSANDLQLEEHQSPISGRSSPEARVLEETRPDSAAENVDPSVCNNENGDSGLHDFKGRVGLLQDDIVENISLFGNSTPNERLCSSIPAGISVGKSLLECNEANAINQLESPGESTNIHGVAQSFNHPYHSVSADDVVLSKGGACPSGQMGGAAYSGSSRGKDQVKAPASKDNSTLSPDDVPDSDKPSSGNFSSCKNINALADSMAVCLYRCCSVCMSSLHDVMRKLLIHEAGFSKNSWNIEDIHDVVASLSVDLVSAVRQEFSNASSLFGEIQRNSVLCPDISTCDCKSPGCRLSVPVECAFHSTDGGASETVNTDRSSQFGQSVEFVFRNGVLISTNHDRDVACHCKLESLCLSSLVELMLSSKQLPK, from the exons ATGAGATTCAAATCCACCCCTGTTTCGTCTCTGAAGCAGCAGACTTCTCATTGGTCGGCCTCTCGCACTCGTACGAAGCACAAGCGGCTCGACGCCATATGCGAGGAGACCTATAACCTCAACCATGCTGAATCGAATAGGCAATCCACTGGGGATGAGGAGGTGGCGGCAGCTGGTTCCGAGCTTCGGCGGAGCTCGAGGGCTCGTCGAGCTCCGGTGTTGCTGGATGCATCGCCTCCGCCCCGAAAGAAGAGACGGAAGCTCGGCAAGAATGGGAGATTGAGTGGTGAGAAGAATGTGAGAGCGTTGTCTCCACGGGTAAAGGAGGATGACTCTGAGAATGGGGAAGATGAAGAGACTCCGGGGACTTGGAGGTCAAGGCTGAGATCCAGGAGGAGAATTGGGTTTGGGCGGAACAAGGAGAGAAATTCTCCCAGAAGAAAGCTTTTCGCGGAAATGGATGGAGTAGAAAAGGAATGCAGGAGGACAGAGGGAGTTGTGACGGAGGGAAAAGTTGAAATGGTTGACAAGATAGAGGAACTGGAAGTCGAGTGCCCGCTGAAGGTAAAATTGAAGAGAAAGCGGACGTTTAACATGGCAGGTGCTTCTAGGACAAGAGATAAAGTCTTGGTTTCTGAGACAATGGATGGCACCTGTGATGATGAAACAGGGGACGAAGGGAATGACTGTGGAGAAG TAATGCCTTTAGAAGGTGAAATGCTTGGTATTCATGAGGATGAAGAAGCAGATGTTAATGACATGGACTTGGTTGTGGAGAAACAGGAAGAGCTGTCTAATTCTAATCAAGCAGCGGGGGATTGTGCTGTCAGTGATCACGTAACAGTTACTGAGGATGTGGAACAAGGGGAGTGCATGGATGAGACTGTAACTGTTGATTTGAATGAGGTGGTTGCTGATTTATCAATCAATGATGTAAGAGGAGGCCCCCATGATGGCAAAGATGCGAATTTGGTCAAGCTTGATGAGAAGCTTATGGAGGGTGGAGGGTACCCGAAAGAGGATAAAAATACCTCTCAACGTTCTGGTGAAAGGCCCGTGTATTCACATATCAAAGAGGGAAGACGGTGCGGATTATGTGGAGGTGGTACTGATGGTAAGCCTCCAAAGAGGTTGACACATGAAATAGGTGAAAGTGAAAATGAGGCATCCAATGGCTCTTCAGCTTCAGATGAAGCTAACTATGATATATGGGATGGTTTTGCCGATGAGCCAGGGTGGCTTGGACGTCTTTTAGGTCCCATAAATGATCGATATGGCATTGCGGGGACGTGGGTTCATCAGCAGTGCGCTGTTTGGAGTCCAGAG TGTTTTCAGGTGTACTTTGCTGGTCTGGGATGCTTGAAAAATGTGAGGGCTGCGCTTTGTAGAGGAAGGGCACTGAAATGCAGCCGCTGTGGGAGACCAGGAGCAACGATTGGATGCCGTGTTGATAGGTGTCCTAAAACTTACCACTTG CCTTGTGCTCGAGCTGATGGTTGCATCTTTGATCATCGAAAATTTCTCATAGCTTGCATTGATCATCGTCATTATTTCCAACCTTTTGGTAGTAAGATGGAAGATCGGATAAAGAGAATGAAagcgaagaaaatgaagatggaaTTCAGGAAACTATCTAATGATGCTTGGCGGAAGGATATTGAGACAGAAGAGAAATGGTTGGAAAATTGTGGTGAGGATGAAGAATTCttgaaaagagagagcaagaggCTTCAACGAGATTTGATGAGAATCTCACCTGTCTATATCGGAGGCACAGATAAAGAGAGTCAAAAACTGTTTGCAGGTTGGGAATCTGTTGCAGGTCTTCAAGATGTCATCAGATGCATGAAGGAGGTTGTCATATTACCCCTTCTGTATCCTGAATTCTTTGATAACTTGGGCATTACACCTCCTAGAGGAGTCCTTTTGCATGGTTATCCTGGAACGGGTAAAACTCTTGTAGTGCGTTCCTTGATAGGTTCATGTGCTCGTGGTGATAAACGAATAGCATATTTTGCCAGGAAAGGTGCAGATTGCTTAGGAAAATATGTTGGCGATGCTGAACGTCAGCTGAGGCTTTTGTTCCATGTTGCTGAAAAATGTCAACCTTCCATAATATTCTTTGATGAGATAGATGGATTAGCTCCATGCCGCACGAAGCAGTCAGATCAGACACATAGTTCAGTAGTATCAACTCTCCTTGCTTTATTAGATGGTTTGAAGTCTCGTGGCTCAGTGGTAGTTATAGGTGCCACCAATCGGCCTGATGCTGTTGATCCAGCACTTAGGCGCCCTGGGAGGTTTGACAGGGAAATATATTTCCCACTTCCATCTTTAGAAGATAGGGCTGCCATTCTGGCACTTCACACTCAGAAGTGGCCAAAACCAGTTTTAGGTTCTTTGTTGAGGTGGATTGCTGGAAAAACGGCTGGATTTGCTGGTGCTGATTTGCAGGCTCTGTGCACGCAGGCAGCTATTATTGCTTTGAAGCGGAACTTTCCTTTACAAGATGTCTTATCTGCTGCTGGGAAGAATTCTTCTTGCAGTGAACGTGTACCTCTTCCTTCATTTGCAGTTGAGGAGAGAGATTGGTTGGAGGCTCTATCAAGTTCCCCACCTCCATGCTCTCGTAGAGAAGCGGGAATAGCTTCTACTGACATAGCATCATCCTCTCTTCCATGCCACCTCATTCCTTGCCTGCTACAGCCACTATCTACTCTCCTTGTTTCTCTTTATCTTGATGAACATGTTTCATTGCCTCCTGCTCTTTCTAAAGCAGCTGCTGGAGTTAAAAATGTGATATTTTCTGCATTGGATAGAAGGAAATTGCCTAATCATCTCTGGTGGTCTCATTTGCATTCTCTCATACAAGAAGCTGAAGTTGGTGAAGAGATTGAAAGACTACTTTACTCAGCAGATATTGCTGTAGGAGAATCTGTTTCTGTTGGTTCTGATGCTTTTGGTGTTGGAGAGAATCGTGAATATATCAACCCTGAAGCTTCTGTGACCTACAATTGCGGCAGTCATACTGGTTCAGCGAGGAATATGCCTTTCTCATCGAGGAAAAAATCTGGACATCGAGTATTAATTTCTGGAAGTCCTAGATCTGGTCAGCGGCATCTTGCTTCTTGCCTCCTTCGCTGTTATATTGGGAATGTTGGAGTCCATAAGGTTGATTTGGCTATAGCTTCACAAGAAGGACATGGAGATGTGGTGCAAGGGCTAACGCAGATATTGA TGAAATGTGCCAATGTGGGTTCTAGTGTTGTATTTATGCCGAGGATAGATCTTTGGGCTGTGCAGACGCATCAGCAAGTTTCTGATGACGGAGACAGTTCCACTTTGTTTGATGATCAGTCATCAGTGAGGAAAACAAGCTGCTCCATAGATACCCAAGTACTTAAGACAAAAATCACATCTAATATGCAAATCAGCAAGTCAACTGCAGTGTACGGACATCAAAGTTCTTCCCAGAGCCCCTCACATGCCTGGAGCTCTTTCGCAGAGCAGGTCGAAGCAATATGTGTGAATACATCCCTGGTGATTTTG GCTACTTCTGATGTTCCTCATGCTGAACTTCCCATTGGAATACGACAGTTCTTTGGCTGTGATGTACAAGATGGCAATCAATGTACTTCATTGGAGCACACTTTACCAAGATTCAATGTGCAAATTGATGGCAGTGTGAATTATGATGTCGTGATAAATCGGTGTGCTGCAGAATTGTCAAGGAATGTTGTTCGGCAGTTTGTGCAGTTGTTTTATCAAAAAGCTCACAAACATCCTATTCCCGATAATGAAACCTCTGCTTCAACTGGAGATCAAAAACAAACCCCAAATCACAACCTAGATCGTCCTTTAGAGGAGCTTGACCCTAGGACACAAAATAGTGATGATTCTGTGCCAAGACCATCTCTGGTTTTGAACAAGCGTAATCTGAAGGGGAAATCAAGTTTGATGTTGGGGATATCAACACTTGGCTATCAAATACTCAGATATCCTCATTTTGCTGAACTTTGCTGGGTTACCTCAAAGTTGAAAGAAGGCCCTGTTGCTGACATAAGTGGATCTTGGAAGGGCTGGCCATTTAATTCTTGTATTGCTCGCCCTAGTAACATAGTGGAGAAGATGGCTGTTCCTTGTAATCCTGGCAACATCAAAAGCAAAGAAGGATCCCTTTTAGTCAGAGGGATAGCAGCAGTTGGTTTGTTGGCATACAGAGGGTTGTACACTTCAGGGAAAGAAGTTGCTTTTGAGATTCGCAGGGTTCTTGAGCTCTTAGTAGGGCAGATAAGTGTCAAGGTCCAGGCTGGGAAAGATCGATATCAGTATGTTCAACTTTTATCCCAAGTGTCGTACCTGGAAGATATTGTTAATAGTTGGGCATTTTCATTGCAAAG TCTGGAGGTGGATGCCCAAGTTGGACAAGCAAACCCTGTTCTCTCAACCACAGCATCTTCAGCCAATGATCTTCAACTTGAGGAACATCAGTCACCTATCTCTGGCAGGAGTTCCCCTGAAGCCAGAGTTTTGGAAGAAACTCGGCCAGATTCTGCTGCTGAAAATGTTGATCCTTCTGTGTGCAACAATGAGAATGGCGACTCTGGCCTTCATGATTTTAAAGGAAGAGTTGGTCTTTTACAGGATGACATCGTAGAAAATATTTCCTTGTTCGGAAACTCCACTCCGAACGAACGCCTTTGTAGTTCCATTCCTGCTGGCATTTCTGTTGGTAAATCATTGCTCGAGTGCAATGAGGCGAATGCAATAAATCAGCTTGAAAGCCCTGGAGAATCTACTAATATACATGGTGTGGCTCAGTCATTCAATCATCCCTACCATTCAGTATCAGCAGATGATGTTGTGCTTTCTAAAGGTGGTGCTTGCCCTTCTGGGCAAATGGGTGGAGCCGCATATTCTGGCTCTAGCAGGGGAAAAGACCAGGTAAAGGCTCCGGCCTCAAAGGACAACAGCACTTTGTCTCCTGATGATGTCCCAGATTCCGATAAGCCATCATCAGGCAATTTTTCTTCATGCAAAAACATCAATGCTCTTGCTGACTCTATGGCTGTTTGTCTCTACCGCTGTTGCTCTGTCTGCATGAGTTCCCTCCATGATGTGATGCGAAAACTTCTCATTCATGAAGCAGGGTTTAGTAAGAACAGCTGGAATATAGAGGACATTCATGACGTGGTTGCATCATTGTCCGTGGATCTTGTTTCAGCAGTTAGGCAAGAGTTTTCTAATGCTAGCAGTTTATTTGGTGAAATTCAGAGGAATTCGGTTCTTTGTCCGGATATAAGCACATGTGATTGCAAAAGTCCAGGGTGTAGATTGAGTGTTCCTGTGGAATGTGCATTCCACTCCACTGATGGAGGTGCAAGCGAAACAGTAAATACGGACAGATCATCTCAGTTTGGTCAGTCTGTTGAATTTGTCTTCAGAAATGGTGTGCTGATATCTACAAATCACGACAGGGATGTTGCCTGTCACTGTAAATTGGAGAGTTTGTGCCTTTCTTCTCTAGTGGAGTTGATGTTATCGTCCAAGCAGTTACCCAAGTGA